Genomic DNA from Theobroma cacao cultivar B97-61/B2 chromosome 3, Criollo_cocoa_genome_V2, whole genome shotgun sequence:
AGACAAAATCTTGAAAACGTCTTCCCGTTTCTTCTAGAAATGCATGCCCAATCTTTTGCCCATTTCCCAATTTTTCTTTGCCTCTATTTCCATTCTCTTCCTGACCTCCTGCTGTTCTCCTTTCGTTTCGCCTCCATCATGTGAGTCTTGGGGGTCCCCTAGCCCGTATTGCAACCGATccctcattttttttcttctaattcTCCTTCTTTCACTTGCCTCCCCCGGTCTCAAAACCTTTCCTCTGTGTGACCAAAGCCCCTATTTTGCTCTGCactcttatttttcttacttattgTTTTCCTTTCCCTTCCTACCTTGGACTTGTTCCTTCGATAAATATCGAAAGTGGTTTCTTCTGATTCTCCCTCAATTTTGCAGCTCCTCCCTCTGTTTTTATAACTCACCACATCTCCTTCTCTGATCCACTTCTGTTTCTCTGCTATTGACTTACTCCCAATCTTGCTCCTTCCTTTCCTGATTAGATTTTTTAGCATTGATGTACTTTGTGTCACACTGCTGTCAAGCATAATTGTACTTCATTTTTCCTTCAGCAAATCTTCACCCATTAAGTTCACCGAGCCTCTGTTGCCTTCTGCCAGGATGGACTCTCCCTTCGTTCTTTTTCTCTCCATTTGGGTAGCCTCATCACAACTGCCCAATTTTTCCCCACTTACAAATAATTCTTTAGCACTGGTGTTTCCATCTATGCCTTTACACTTCTCATGAGCATTTTGGGCCCTTTTTTCAAATCCATTCAATCCATTCTCGCTTCCCCGACTATTCGTTGGGTTGTACCCCTGCTGACCAAGACATTACTTTTCTttaatcgccttttatctcttACTGCTTTTATTTGACCCCAGTTGTTGGCCCGTCTCACCTGCTTTGACTCCTTCTTGGGTCACTTTTTTAGCCCCATCTTTCTCCTCTGCCTCTTTTTCACTTGGACTCGTGTCCTCCTCCTTGCCTATCCATTCactatttgaatttgaaatttgctCTTTTTTCGCCTAATTCATTTCAAACATTGACCTCCTTTCTATCTCTGACTCTCTTTCGTCAGACCTTTCTTCACTTAATTGGCCACTTTTCATAGACCTAGCTAGTAGGCTCTGCAAactttcttcctctctcatTCTTGCAACAGTCCTTATACAATTTTCCTCGATTGGTGTGCAACCACCGGAGTCAACCCAATCTACATGTTGGCCTTCCTCCGACCATCGACTTTCTGGCTTAGAGTCTGATGTCTTTTCACCATAGCTGGAAGCTCTCACCCTTGGTTCACTTTTAATAACGTTCACTATCGTATCTATGATGAAATAGTCTCTTCCATTAACCTTGAGATGAGTGTACGTCGTTATCTGCTTCAAAGATTTAACCTCCATACAAATTAAAGCTTGATCAAGTCTCCAGCTTTCCATGGTCTCCTTGTCTGCCTTTATGAATTTTCCCCACGTGTCCCCTATAGCTTTGAAACTACTTTCGTGCCATACATGAAGTGGAATCCCTTCAAGTTTGACCCAGACATTGAAACTCCTTTCATCTTGACCAACACTATACGGTGACAGGGAAGCAAACCACGGTTCAAACAAATCCATGCATCTGTCCAAGTAATCCTCCATTTCCTGTCTATCTCTGAACGTTACCAAGACGAAGAGCCCTCCTACTGGACGGACCTGTGCCAAAATTCCTTCCCTGAACAACGAACATTCCACTGAACCACAATTTATTGGGCTTCTTAGTTGTCCCAAAGCACTTCTCCCCAACCACTCAAGATTTTCCTCCTTTATGACCACACTGGTGATTTTTCTGTTAACAATTTCATTTCCCGACTGTTCCTCTTGATCCCCTTTGTTACCCATCGGAGCATTTGCTACCAGTGTTTCCTTAAAGGTTCTGCTGTTCTCTCCCTTCCCCTTTAAGATTCTATTCTCCAGCACATCACCATCTCTGTTCGCTTTCAGATCTTTTGGCTTTTCGGCTTCCAGTACCCTTATCCGCCTCCCATTTATCTTTCGACCATGCCCCAAGAAGATTGCTCTTGCCAGTTCCCGTTCCTCCCTGTACCGCACAAAAGCATACCTGGTTGCCGTGCTTCTCTTAGGGCGAGGAAGAAAGATATCAACCACCACTCCAAATTCATCAAAGAACCTTTTAGTTGCCTCCATTCCACGTTCTGTTGAAGATTTCCTACAAAGGCCGTGAACAGAGTTCTTCTCCATCTCTCCACTCCCCAAGGATCCCTTTTCCTACCTCCAACTGTATTTCGATGCTCCTGATCCCTATCGCCCTTAGCCTGGTTTGGGTTCGCGATCCTCTGAGCATGCCAAACATCTCTACCTAGACCACTCTGTCTCGCCCCCACTCCCTCTCTCGCTCTAagctctctttctctctctctcgctctAAGTTGCTGATccatttttttagaatttaaagCAAAGCGAATACTAGTAACCTAACTTTGTTTTCCTAGCGTCGCTGCCGTTGGCTGACCATGCCATTTTATAATCGGAACAAACCTCATTAGCTTAAGGAATTTGCCTTGCTAGCAATGACCGAAAGAATTagagtatatatatacgtgCAGTCCATTTATTGTGATCTAACATGGGATAGTAGTTTATCATACTAATAAGTAGctgatataataaaaatatcctaAAGCTAGGCCGTACGTGATTGACATTGACTAGAACTAGTGTTCATTAATAGATGCAAGCATTAAGCTCATGTATCATGTCGACACCAAGTGACATACATACAAGCTTGGTAGTGTTGATATGACTTCATTATTGGTATTATATCTGGGTTCGTCAGGGTTGGGGGTTGTTTATGTATGACTATAGATTTGTTTAGAGAATGGATGTGGACTTGTTGACCCAAAAACAGGAGAAacaaggattttttttatcaatcaCTCTAGTCAAGCCTCAGACGCCGGGGAGTATTTAATTTTGGGAAAGGGGCATACAATACATAATTGGAAATGGATTGACTGTAAGGCAAGCGTTTTGATGTGTTTGGAGGCTAGTTTTGCTCCCATGGACAGTTATGTCGAGAATGAGTATTTGAGTAAGGCAAATCAATTACTCATAATAGATCCACTTTTCAATCCCTCCCAGAGTACAAAGCACAATGAAATATGGGTGCATCCTTGACTTGCTCTGCAGGACTAAACTCTATGATGAAACTTTGGTCCTCTGGTGCTGATAAAACTATGCTTGAAATAAAAACCAGCAGCAGGTTTGTAGCTTTCTCCCAATAAACCTTACTAGACAATTTCCTACAACCTGAGTCTAATGAGAGTTTTGTGGGAGTGATTGTTGACTAGTACCTGGTGAAGAAAATACGTTGCTTGTGGTTAAGCTGAAGACTGAGCCTTCCGTTTAGCAAGAGTGCAGCTTCTTCACCTGTTACTAATAAAGTCTTCCTGCCATTTTTACTTCATTGGCAAGGCATCTAGGATTTTCTCAAATCAAAAAACGATGATCAACTTTAAGTCTAGATGTAAGATACAGTTGATAAATAGGTTAAGCATCCGCTAACCCTCTGAACAGAATCCATTTAATAGGCTTCTGCATTTCTTACAATTTATGGTCgcatttcaaaatatatagtaGTACTAAAGAAGATTACAGTTTTCTACTGACTTTTTGTATCTGAAAATAGAGATGCAATACTTCAACTTCTTCAAGCCTGCCTCTTTTAGCATCAGAAATCAAGTGCAGCAGTCCTGCTTGTGAAGGTAGCTAAGCTGATGCAGACTTTCACTCTTGTATGAAAGTTGTTTCCacattcattttaaaacaacAATGTTTTGGACGGTTGATTTGATTTATCAGACAGCaatacttttttaattaattagttccAGGTGTTGATACCAATCTTACACACACATCTGATAAACTACTCGGACAAGTCTAATACGAGCTAGGATGGGAAAGTAATTTAGATTCTGGAGATTTTGGAGGTATGAGGTTTTGAAATAGTCTTCTTCTATAGTGAgtcaaatttttcttcaataaatCAACCAATAATGTAATGAGGAGGATGCAGTTGTTTCCTACTGTTTTCTGAAGTAGAACTATAATGTACAAACTGTCATTAATCTGGATTTCGTGCTTTACTCCTGAGTGAAGGAGTTCAAAGCTGAATGGCACAAAAACAGAACAAAAGGAAGTGAGCAGAGGACAGATTTTGGGACTGCAACGGCAATCATGTATGTCAAGTTTCTTACATTGTTCTTATCAAGTATAGCTTTTCTCTCATTGAAATGTGCATACAAGAATACaataatgaaatgaaaatgcatATTTAATGTAACATCATCTGGTGGCGATTCTGACCATATaaccttgaaaaaaaaattcagggTATGTACCTCTGTTCATCTGGCAATTCCGATTCTGTAGTTAAACCTTTGGCTTCAATGTTGAGTTGACTGCagttttttttgaattttagagCTTACACTTCAAAAGTTTTCTGATTTAGAGCTGTGTATCTCCACCGCTCCTTCTCCACAAAGTCTGCATCCAGAAACTGAGCAATGAAGGCCCAAAGCTTATAAATGTCCTCAAAATTGGCTAGGAACCCCAATGCAGCTGTAACTACAGATATTCCCATatcatttttatcttttccctTGTTTCCATCCAGACCCTTGGCTTCATTACTTCTTCTCTCAATGACTTTGTCCTTCTCTTCTTGATACTTGTCTGTAAAACATATATGGTGTAGGAACCCATAGCTGAGAGAAATGTTGCTACGATCCGCGAGTTTCTGTACAAGAACGGGTTCAACTTTTTCTCCCTTCCAATCAAATACATTGAATGCGATTGCTGGTCCCcgatcaaattttatttttgggccATATATTCTAACTAGGGGAATCCCCTTTGTGTTAGGATGCTGGAGTTTCAACAGAGCATTAACAAGCCAATTGATGAGGCACCTTGCTCTATTACTAATTGTTACCAGTCCTAATGAATCCACCTGATCCAAGCCCCTACATTCAACCTCTCCTTCCTGTTTCATATAATCCTCTTGAATTATATCAATAGCCTTCTCTGATTCTGAAATTTCAGTCGTTTCCAAGCCTTTCAGTTTTTCAGCAATATCTGCATGTTGAATCTCATAAGTTTTCCCCACTTCAAATCTTCCAGATTGTGAAGCTTGGACAGGAATAGGGCCTGAGATGGAGCTTGGTGTAGCTGGTTTATCTACTAGTAAGTTGGGCTTAGATGTCTGTTCAACTTCAGAGTCGGTGCCGGAAGATTCAGTTACTGAACGAAACAGCTTCTCAGCGGGAATAAGACCTACCATCCCTGAACTTGTGGAAGTTTCTAATAACGAAACGGTTGATTTCTTGGCAAAGAGGCATGCAAATCCTGAAGGGTTTTCTCCAAAAACCTTGTAGAAAGAACAAATGAGGAAGTCTGGACGAAAGAGTGAGAGGCCAAAGCTGTCCATGTCTTTTGGTCCCAATGCACACGCATCAATCAACACATGCCACCCATTTTCCTGTGCGATGCTCATCCAGAGGTAGGGATATCTGGCTCCAGTCATCCTTGAATGAAGCGGGAAGACAAAAAgacctcttttcttcttcttcttcttttccttgctCTCAACCATTTTTCTCAGTTTTGATGACTGAATTCTCAGTCTTGGCCATGAGAATTCTGCTGACATCACTCTAGCCCCCTTTTTCTCGGAGCTATTGTTCATGGCTTCAATTGCCTCACTTTCATAATCATAGACTGTTAAAAGCTTCCTATTAGACTGGAAGGGGTAAGATTCTGCAAGAAGTTTGAAAGCTGATGTCTTATTCGCGGTGAAAACCATGCAGTAATCATTTTCTGAAACATTAAGAAAAGTCATGATCCTCTTCCTGATCGCAGATTCCAGCTCTGATGCTGGTCCACCATGAAGTAGCTGTGTCTTGAGATTCCCTGTCTTGTAAGACACACCAAAGAAGGGAATATCCAAAATTGGAGGAGGTGATTGTGGTGGCACAGGGAAGGAAGAAGAGGCAATTCGACATGTTGGAGACTCGTGTTTTTGTGGTTGGGAATAGGAAAAGAGGCCGATGCCAAGATAATCAAGGCAGGTACGGTTGGAGAGCGAGAGATGATAATATTCTTGGGCTCGTATTTGGTCAACTTGATAGGTGTCAGAGTACTGTGGATAAGCTTTGGTGAATTCAGCAAGCGATTCTTGCACAGATGGAAGAGATTCATGATTGGTGAATTGGGTGTTTGGGAAAATGGAGGAAGTAGTTTTCGATGCAAAGTCACGGCGACAAGCTGCGGAAGTGCTTGTGGGTTTGGAGGCTTTGCTCTGAGGCTCATGTGCGCTGAGGAAAGGGGATGGGCAGCAGCCATGGAGGCATACTTGCGATACCTCTTTTAGGCAAGCGGATTGCGTTTTTCTGTTCTCTTCCATCATTGATCTTGATATTTTTTCATTGGTTTCTCTTTCTCCACCCTTTTCTTCATTGTTGGCTTCTTTCAAATCAGCTTTCATGGTTTTATAAGCACTATTTACACTCTACAAATggatgttttaatttgttttatgtgCTACTTGTTTTATAATAGACGGGGGTGGCCGATGAGTCAGTGTGAATGAAGTCATAGACCAAGTCACTTGATCAAGTTGACCTCTTCTCCCCTCTGTTTTGAAGTTGACTTCCACATGTCCCTACTTGAAGGTCGTTATCCTCATTTACACCACCCCTATCAGCCCCttgatcatcatcatcatcattaacAGTTAAATGCTACAAATCAATCAGCAATTCATTGAAAAAGATCAACCATGGAGGAAATTCACGGGTGCCCAAAAAATGAAACAGGGTGGTCATGTTCATACAAGATCATATCACTGAAACAAATAGAACCAAAGGTAGTTGTCACATGATGATGCCCATCCTTCCAATAGGGATTTCGGTATCTTTCATTACTTCCTTGAACGGTAGAGGTGGGAAACTGAAAGCAACAACTGTTAGTGGA
This window encodes:
- the LOC18605473 gene encoding uncharacterized protein LOC18605473; this translates as MKADLKEANNEEKGGERETNEKISRSMMEENRKTQSACLKEVSQVCLHGCCPSPFLSAHEPQSKASKPTSTSAACRRDFASKTTSSIFPNTQFTNHESLPSVQESLAEFTKAYPQYSDTYQVDQIRAQEYYHLSLSNRTCLDYLGIGLFSYSQPQKHESPTCRIASSSFPVPPQSPPPILDIPFFGVSYKTGNLKTQLLHGGPASELESAIRKRIMTFLNVSENDYCMVFTANKTSAFKLLAESYPFQSNRKLLTVYDYESEAIEAMNNSSEKKGARVMSAEFSWPRLRIQSSKLRKMVESKEKKKKKKRGLFVFPLHSRMTGARYPYLWMSIAQENGWHVLIDACALGPKDMDSFGLSLFRPDFLICSFYKVFGENPSGFACLFAKKSTVSLLETSTSSGMVGLIPAEKLFRSVTESSGTDSEVEQTSKPNLLVDKPATPSSISGPIPVQASQSGRFEVGKTYEIQHADIAEKLKGLETTEISESEKAIDIIQEDYMKQEGEVECRGLDQVDSLGLVTISNRARCLINWLVNALLKLQHPNTKGIPLVRIYGPKIKFDRGPAIAFNVFDWKGEKVEPVLVQKLADRSNISLSYGFLHHICFTDKYQEEKDKVIERRSNEAKGLDGNKGKDKNDMGISVVTAALGFLANFEDIYKLWAFIAQFLDADFVEKERWRYTALNQKTFEV